From Deinococcus sp. HSC-46F16, the proteins below share one genomic window:
- a CDS encoding endonuclease domain-containing protein — MGYRGERTSPSTEVARSLRRRMTPEETLLWRHLRGRGLGVSFRRQEPMGRYVADFVCYERTLVIELDGSQHLNSAADRERDTDMAAHGFQTLRFWNNEVRTNLTGVLERIQQTLEARRDQ, encoded by the coding sequence GTGGGTTACAGGGGAGAAAGGACGAGTCCGTCCACCGAAGTCGCGCGGTCGCTGCGGCGGCGCATGACGCCCGAGGAGACGCTGCTGTGGCGGCATCTGCGTGGCAGGGGTCTGGGCGTCAGCTTTCGGCGGCAGGAACCGATGGGGCGATATGTGGCCGACTTTGTGTGCTACGAGCGCACGCTGGTGATCGAACTCGACGGCAGCCAGCACCTGAACAGCGCGGCGGATCGGGAGCGGGACACGGATATGGCGGCACACGGATTCCAAACGTTGCGCTTCTGGAACAACGAGGTCAGAACGAATCTGACGGGCGTGCTGGAACGAATCCAGCAAACCCTGGAAGCAAGGAGAGATCAGTAG
- a CDS encoding lamin tail domain-containing protein, with product MTSRLSLAALLSLSLGLFACGSVPNASAPAAALMPQAAAGEPVLNELYYDAPGTDAGTFIELKGPAGKSLSGYTLTAFDTAGTAYRTLTLSGTIPASGYFVVAQDTTVPNRSAVNVGADLNNGSGSLRLLRSGTVIDAVAYGTPTSGQGEGSPAPTTGAGSALARVPDGSDTNANSVDFRVQVATPGTGNGGGSGGGTTGKKVLFDLTKAEDAGNADWRIDGAYSDYAAALRGLGYAVSSVTGTAITSTTLSGASVLVIPEPQAPFSDAERAAIQTFVQNGGGVFLITDHRVSDRNNNGWDSPEVFNGWDGSTPSSVSAAYQTSLDSDGLFGLGASFNSSFSDPVYTATPLTTHPILNGVGSAGVYVGTSVDVLRGTALMGTGGKTYLAVNTVGAGRVAMWGDSSTFGDNTYSDGSTGSYNNWPNLSNATLGKNVVRWLAGDL from the coding sequence GTGACTTCCCGGCTTTCCCTGGCGGCCCTCCTCAGCCTCTCGCTCGGCCTCTTTGCCTGCGGCTCCGTGCCGAACGCGTCCGCCCCGGCGGCGGCCCTGATGCCGCAAGCAGCGGCGGGCGAGCCCGTCCTCAACGAGCTGTACTACGACGCCCCCGGTACTGACGCGGGCACCTTCATCGAGCTGAAGGGTCCGGCAGGCAAGAGCCTGAGCGGCTACACGCTGACGGCTTTTGATACGGCGGGCACCGCGTACCGCACCCTGACGCTGTCGGGGACCATCCCCGCGAGCGGCTACTTCGTGGTGGCGCAGGACACCACCGTGCCGAACCGCTCGGCCGTGAACGTGGGCGCGGACCTGAACAACGGCAGCGGCAGCCTGCGCCTGCTGAGGTCGGGAACCGTGATCGACGCGGTGGCCTACGGCACGCCGACCTCGGGCCAGGGCGAGGGCAGCCCCGCACCCACGACCGGAGCGGGCAGCGCTCTGGCGCGGGTGCCCGACGGCTCGGACACGAACGCCAACAGCGTGGACTTCCGGGTGCAGGTCGCCACGCCCGGCACCGGGAACGGCGGGGGCAGCGGCGGCGGGACGACCGGCAAGAAGGTGCTGTTCGACCTGACAAAGGCGGAGGACGCCGGAAACGCCGACTGGCGCATCGACGGGGCCTACAGCGACTACGCGGCGGCGCTGCGGGGTCTGGGGTATGCGGTGAGCAGCGTGACGGGTACGGCGATCACCTCGACCACGCTCTCGGGCGCGTCCGTGCTGGTCATTCCCGAACCGCAGGCCCCCTTCAGCGACGCGGAGCGGGCGGCCATCCAGACCTTCGTGCAGAACGGGGGCGGCGTCTTCCTGATCACCGACCACCGGGTCAGCGACCGCAACAACAACGGCTGGGACAGCCCGGAAGTGTTCAACGGGTGGGACGGCAGCACGCCGAGCAGCGTGAGCGCCGCGTACCAGACCAGCCTGGACAGCGACGGCCTGTTCGGGCTGGGGGCCTCCTTCAATTCCAGCTTCAGTGACCCGGTGTACACCGCGACCCCGCTGACCACCCACCCCATCCTGAACGGCGTGGGCAGCGCAGGCGTGTACGTGGGCACCAGCGTGGACGTGCTGCGGGGCACCGCGCTGATGGGCACGGGCGGCAAGACCTACCTCGCGGTGAACACGGTGGGCGCGGGCCGGGTGGCGATGTGGGGCGACAGCAGCACCTTCGGGGACAACACCTATTCGGACGGCAGCACGGGCAGCTACAACAACTGGCCCAATCTGAGCAACGCGACGCTGGGGAAGAACGTGGTGCGGTGGCTGGCGGGTGACCTCTAG
- the pheS gene encoding phenylalanine--tRNA ligase subunit alpha: MREEALQAIQDAPDLPALQAVKTRYVGKNGLITKELGSLGKLAPEERKARGAEINALRQSIEAALDGRETVLKREALDARLASEAIDVTLPGLPLPAGGLHPINRVYEDLTGIYERMGYAVIEGPEVEDEHHNFEALNVPWYHPARDLQDTFWLEDGRLLRTHTSPMQIRYMVEHEPPLKIVVRGKVYRYEATDATHEAMFHQLEGLVVGDGISMADLKGTIAEMARGLYGPGAKVRFQPSYYPFVEPGADFAVWWENPRGESKWLELGGCGMVHPSVFKAVDDLREAAGKPRVYEGKTGFAFGLGPERIAMLKYGIPDIRYFYANDPRVLGQFRGELG; the protein is encoded by the coding sequence ATGAGAGAAGAAGCCCTACAAGCCATCCAAGACGCCCCCGACCTCCCCGCCCTGCAAGCGGTCAAGACCCGCTACGTGGGCAAGAACGGCCTGATCACCAAGGAACTCGGCAGCCTCGGCAAGTTGGCCCCCGAGGAGCGCAAGGCGCGGGGGGCCGAGATCAATGCCCTGCGCCAGTCCATCGAGGCGGCCCTCGACGGGCGCGAGACGGTGCTGAAGCGCGAGGCGCTCGACGCCCGCCTCGCCTCCGAAGCCATCGACGTGACCCTGCCCGGCCTTCCCCTCCCGGCGGGCGGGCTGCACCCCATCAACCGCGTGTACGAGGATCTCACCGGCATCTACGAGCGAATGGGCTACGCCGTGATCGAGGGGCCGGAGGTCGAGGACGAGCACCACAACTTCGAGGCGCTCAACGTGCCGTGGTACCACCCCGCCCGCGACCTTCAGGACACCTTCTGGCTGGAGGACGGAAGGTTGCTGCGCACCCATACCTCCCCGATGCAGATTCGCTACATGGTCGAGCACGAGCCGCCCCTCAAGATCGTCGTGCGCGGCAAGGTCTACCGCTACGAGGCCACCGACGCCACCCACGAGGCGATGTTTCACCAGCTCGAAGGTCTGGTGGTCGGCGACGGCATCAGCATGGCTGACCTCAAGGGCACGATTGCGGAGATGGCGCGGGGCCTGTACGGGCCGGGCGCGAAGGTGCGCTTCCAGCCCTCCTACTACCCCTTCGTGGAACCGGGCGCCGACTTCGCCGTGTGGTGGGAGAATCCGCGTGGCGAGAGCAAGTGGCTGGAGCTGGGCGGGTGCGGCATGGTCCACCCCAGCGTCTTCAAGGCGGTGGACGACCTGCGCGAGGCGGCGGGCAAGCCGCGCGTGTACGAGGGCAAGACCGGCTTCGCCTTCGGGCTGGGGCCGGAGCGCATCGCCATGCTGAAGTACGGGATTCCCGATATCCGATACTTCTACGCCAACGACCCGAGGGTGCTGGGGCAGTTCCGGGGGGAACTGGGGTGA
- a CDS encoding phenylalanine--tRNA ligase subunit beta — translation MKLPYSWLKELVPALPPVSDLEPLLASLGLPLEGVEEVPAPAEGVVLATVTQAEPLPGTALTRLALDVGPHGAREIASGAPNAVGLPAGTMVALVTPGTRLGDVEYGVRPMQGVESWGMAASAKELGVGESSAGLLLFPAGTSAPGTPLHELWAADSVLDVEVTPNRADVLSALGLARDLAAYLDAELVEPEAGPAPSGEGEIRVVLPPRGVTLERDPSGKIRFGCDHFAARTVNGVQNGPAPLWMQRRLTLAGMRSIDLIVDTSNYVMLELGQPTALYDRRDVRGDQIIVSFGLRQGETVRDLLGGEHTVGPEDLLIRDGREVGIPSVAEAFATAGQPKAGQGVLGIAGIMGGDHGHVRADTADVVIESAHFDPVLLRRTSTRLGLKTDAVYRYERGVDPLLAPRAADRVAGLLAACGGGQVHPGATVVGRPELPGPIEATGEQIRALLGMDIPTGEMEAILTRLGCRVTRDGDRLTVTPPSWRVDMALWQDLAEEVARLHGYAGLPETLPTLRVHESNLGAGDESAGRTDLRRTLAGLGFQEVVTYTFTSDEEAGKARSERPGVRLRNPLTADRTGMRTALYPSLLRAAGMHPKGERVLLFEIGRVFPASGETERLGLLMRGPLAPATYQPGVAGSFTAFKGLVEAFAAGQGAGLEVRQLRGEAVPSALHPGIAGEVVWNGQPVGWLGALHPEVAAEFGLKGDTFVLEVALPLPGRSWTFRDPSRAPAAWRDLAVIAPREVSYGEVAALLRGEAGELLESVQPFDVYEGEQVGEGHRSVAVRLVFRGERTLTDAEVDPVMDRLMDAVRAQGWSIREK, via the coding sequence ATGAAACTGCCCTACTCCTGGCTCAAGGAACTTGTCCCTGCCCTCCCGCCCGTCTCCGACCTCGAACCCCTGCTCGCCTCGCTGGGCCTGCCGCTGGAGGGGGTGGAGGAGGTGCCCGCCCCGGCCGAGGGGGTCGTGCTCGCCACCGTCACGCAGGCTGAGCCTCTGCCCGGCACCGCCCTGACCCGCCTCGCGCTCGACGTGGGGCCGCACGGGGCGCGGGAGATCGCCTCGGGAGCGCCCAACGCGGTCGGTCTTCCCGCCGGAACGATGGTCGCCCTGGTGACCCCCGGCACCCGCCTGGGCGACGTGGAGTACGGCGTGCGCCCGATGCAGGGGGTGGAGTCGTGGGGCATGGCCGCGAGCGCGAAGGAACTCGGGGTCGGGGAGAGCAGCGCCGGACTGCTGCTGTTCCCGGCAGGAACGTCGGCGCCCGGTACGCCCCTGCACGAGCTGTGGGCCGCTGACTCGGTCCTCGACGTGGAGGTGACCCCCAACCGCGCCGACGTGCTGAGTGCCCTGGGCCTTGCCCGCGACCTCGCGGCGTACCTGGACGCCGAGCTGGTGGAGCCGGAGGCTGGACCCGCCCCCAGCGGGGAGGGCGAGATTCGCGTCGTCCTCCCCCCGCGCGGGGTGACGCTGGAGCGCGACCCCTCCGGCAAGATTCGGTTCGGCTGCGACCACTTCGCGGCCCGAACGGTGAATGGAGTGCAGAACGGCCCCGCGCCTCTGTGGATGCAGCGCCGCCTGACTCTGGCCGGGATGCGCTCCATCGACCTGATCGTGGACACCAGCAACTACGTGATGCTGGAACTCGGCCAGCCCACCGCCCTCTACGACCGCCGCGACGTGCGGGGGGACCAGATCATCGTCTCCTTCGGCCTGCGGCAGGGTGAGACGGTGCGCGACTTGCTGGGGGGCGAACACACCGTCGGCCCCGAGGACCTCCTGATCCGCGACGGGCGCGAGGTGGGCATTCCCAGCGTGGCGGAGGCCTTCGCCACGGCGGGCCAGCCCAAAGCGGGCCAGGGCGTGCTGGGCATCGCGGGCATCATGGGTGGCGACCACGGACACGTGCGGGCGGACACGGCGGACGTGGTGATCGAGTCCGCGCATTTTGACCCCGTGCTGCTGCGGCGCACGAGCACCCGCCTGGGCCTCAAGACCGACGCCGTCTACCGCTACGAGCGCGGGGTGGACCCCCTGCTCGCGCCCCGCGCCGCCGACCGGGTGGCGGGCCTGCTCGCGGCCTGCGGGGGAGGTCAGGTTCACCCCGGCGCGACCGTGGTGGGCCGGCCGGAACTCCCCGGCCCCATTGAGGCGACGGGCGAGCAGATTCGCGCCCTGCTGGGCATGGACATCCCGACCGGGGAGATGGAGGCCATCCTGACCCGCCTGGGCTGCCGCGTTACGCGCGACGGCGACCGCCTGACCGTTACCCCCCCCTCGTGGCGGGTGGACATGGCCCTGTGGCAGGACCTCGCGGAGGAGGTGGCGCGGCTGCACGGCTACGCGGGGCTGCCCGAGACGCTCCCCACCCTGCGCGTCCACGAGAGCAACCTGGGCGCGGGCGACGAGAGCGCGGGCCGCACGGACCTGCGCCGCACCCTCGCCGGACTGGGCTTTCAGGAGGTCGTGACCTACACCTTCACCAGCGACGAGGAGGCCGGGAAGGCCCGCAGCGAGCGCCCCGGCGTCCGGCTGCGCAATCCCCTCACCGCCGACCGGACCGGAATGCGGACCGCCCTCTACCCCAGCCTGCTGCGGGCGGCGGGGATGCACCCGAAGGGGGAGCGCGTCCTCCTGTTTGAGATCGGGCGCGTCTTCCCGGCGTCGGGCGAGACGGAGCGCCTGGGCCTGTTGATGCGCGGCCCGCTCGCCCCGGCGACCTACCAGCCCGGCGTGGCGGGGTCGTTCACGGCGTTCAAGGGGCTGGTGGAAGCCTTCGCCGCCGGACAGGGCGCGGGGCTGGAGGTCCGGCAACTGCGCGGCGAGGCGGTGCCGTCCGCCCTCCACCCCGGCATCGCGGGTGAAGTCGTGTGGAACGGTCAACCCGTGGGCTGGCTGGGAGCGCTGCACCCCGAGGTCGCCGCCGAGTTCGGCCTGAAGGGGGACACCTTCGTGCTGGAGGTCGCCCTGCCGCTGCCCGGCCGGAGCTGGACCTTCCGCGATCCCAGCCGTGCCCCGGCCGCGTGGCGCGACCTCGCCGTGATCGCCCCGCGTGAGGTGAGCTACGGCGAGGTGGCCGCCCTGCTGCGCGGGGAAGCGGGCGAGTTGCTGGAGAGCGTGCAACCGTTCGACGTGTACGAGGGCGAGCAGGTGGGCGAGGGCCACCGCAGCGTGGCCGTGCGCCTCGTCTTCCGGGGCGAGCGGACCCTCACCGACGCCGAGGTGGACCCCGTGATGGACCGCCTGATGGACGCGGTGCGGGCGCAGGGTTGGAGCATCCGCGAGAAGTAG
- a CDS encoding NUDIX domain-containing protein: MRARAVGILFNPGGEVLLMRRRKEGRVYATLPGGGIEGSETPAEACAREMLEEVNLVVEPLREVLTLENLGNREHYFLTRLLSGEMRLGDGPEGVRHSDENWYSPEWVTLDRLDEVNLVPEGVRRLVWEMGELE, encoded by the coding sequence GTGAGGGCCAGAGCCGTCGGCATCCTCTTCAACCCCGGGGGCGAAGTCCTCCTGATGCGCCGCCGCAAGGAAGGCCGCGTCTACGCCACCCTTCCCGGCGGCGGCATCGAGGGCAGCGAGACGCCCGCCGAAGCCTGCGCCCGCGAGATGCTGGAAGAGGTCAACCTCGTCGTGGAACCCCTGCGCGAAGTCCTGACGTTAGAAAACCTCGGCAACCGCGAGCACTACTTCCTGACCCGGCTGCTGTCCGGCGAGATGCGCCTGGGGGACGGTCCCGAAGGCGTGCGCCACAGCGACGAGAACTGGTATTCGCCCGAATGGGTGACGCTTGACCGGCTGGACGAGGTGAATCTGGTGCCGGAGGGGGTGCGGCGGCTGGTGTGGGAGATGGGGGAGTTGGAGTGA